In Thunnus thynnus chromosome 4, fThuThy2.1, whole genome shotgun sequence, the DNA window ATGAAGGAAAATCCAGCAAGTAGTGCTACCCACACCCGctgaaaaaagtgaatgaaaagcTTCTCTGATGAACATCAACTAAGTCAATCAGTCATCATCAAACTTTGCTGTTCTGTGTCTGGTCATATGTTCACGTGGTTCTGATTATGGTTAAACATTGATAATGATTGAATTAGTTTTTCATCTACGTTGCCAATTGAGTTGTTTGTTGgaactacagtatgtttgcaCAATAACGGTTTTAAAATATTGTCTACGCGGTTTAGTCAACTTAAGGCAAAGAGATATTGACTGAACACATTCACATGTAAGTTCAAAGATAGGTCATCCTAATAGAGCTGGGGTTAAGTGCGGTACTTACTGAGATCATACTGTATGATTTGTCTGTGGCATTTTGGCAGATGAGAATCTGCCATGTGATGTACAACCTGAATTGGCTCATTACTTAAATTACCTTaatatgtatttacaatgtTGTGATTGAGTACACAACACAACTGAGGCGAAGGGGAATTAAATCATCAACACCTACTCGTGACTGAGTAATTGCACCATCATCAAAAAGCCTCCAGCAGTTCAGCGTACCTGTAAGTGACCTGTAACTGAGACTAATAAGCAGGCGTGGCGGTGGCACAGTGGCTCATTAGCaagcactgttgcctcacagcaacaTCCTGGGGTTGGGTTTTGTCCAGATGCTCCAGCGCCCTCCttcagcacaaacacatgcaggacAGGTGAGCTGAAGACTCCACACTGCCAAATTATCCTCGTGTTCACTGTCTGTAAATGTACAGGACTGATTTATAGcacaaaagagaggagaggttgACTCACCTTGACTTGCTCTTGTTGTTTGTGCAGTCATAAATGGTACAGGCCCATGCCAGACACATTCACAtgagtaaaaagaaaacaagactggtggtaaaaaacaaaagttacacCTTAAGCTCATTATTTTGGGGACAAACTATTAATTAGCCAATTACATAATAAACAGTTGTGCTAATTGATGGGTTTTATTTAGTTGTGTTTGAGCAGGTCACAATTGTTTtaaaccaacaaacacacagactacacTGTGTTGACCGATAGCAAATTGAAGGAAAGttactttttttcactttttttattaatgtagtTTTGGCTATCGtaactactacaactactactttGGCTAGTGTACTCACAAGTGTCATTATAGGGATGGCTGACTGCTTTATAATAGGAAAAGAAATACAACAAGTGTCAGACAGCTTTTAGACTGTACCGTTTGTTTTTGCAGAGGTCAGAACTCTTTACATTATGATAATTGCACGTGAGCCTCTCTTTATAGCTACAGAGGCCTATTTGTTATCTTTGTTTGCACATGGGAGATTTCCATCTGTTATCATtcaataaagttattttaatgTTGATAATCTTGGAAGCAAGGCGTGTTGGTTTTTCTGTTGAGGATTCCTATACTGCCTATTCCTCTGCTTTAAGTTATGCTGCTGCCAACAGGCTCCTTGACCACCAGTAGACCACATGACAGGGATTAAAGCCAATAATTCTTTAAACTGCTTTGCATTATGGCATGAAAAGGGGCACTCAGTATGGATAGCCAGCAGGTAgcctgtgtaaaaaaaaaaaaaaatgtgcgtGGCCAGCAGTGATCATCTGGATTCTTAGTGAAAAACAATTGAAAATTAGTCTCATAGGATTATCTGCAGTTCACCTCCAACTTCAACTCCACGTGGCGATCTGGCCCTGAGGACAGATTCTGTTGGCAGTGAGAAAGAgccatctgctgctgtttaaccCTCCCAttaaaacacagcacacaagGATGAGAAAGCAGAGTGTGAATGTGggagcatgtttgtgtgtttgtgtgtgtgtgtgtgtgtgtgtgtgtgtgtgtgtatgtgtgtgggagagggagagggaggcaGACACATAGACAACATAACAACCACCTACATGAAGCCATTTGAGTTTACCTTTTACTTCACCGCATAGACGGGggaaaataacagtttttatgAAAAACGTCTTACATAGATCCTGAACCAgtttcaaaactgtttttgcttttgctgaAGCTTATACACGGTAGCTTCTATACATGTGTAGCTTGGAGAACCAGCATCATGTTGTATCCATTTTCCCCCTCACCTGGTATTTAAAGACCTTGAAACAGCAGCTCTTGCAGTTAATGATTGGCCACTGCGGGGAAAGTGTGCACTTACACTGTTGACTCTTATCGCAGCTGACCACAAAGCCACTGGAGCAGTATCTCCGAGGCTGACATTAATGGAGAGGACAGTGTTTCGTTTAAAGAGACAGGtcaatttcttttttgtctggTGTGGGGGAGATAGTGAGCATGTAGAGATGCCGTTCACACAAATGGCTCTTTAATTGAGAGCAGATTGTGCAGTTTGCTTCTGTGTTATTTCAGGCAGCATTTACTAGCAAAGAgatcagaaaatgaaaagacaattCCAAAGTGCGgtaaagaaaatgcaaatgcgTGCTTGAGCAGAGATCCTCTCCAAAGaaaatttaacacaaaaacagttGTCCTCAACATCTGTActgctctctcttttccttATCGAAAGCCTCACATTGCCTCCCCAAGGAGACTAGCCTCTGCACAGGTACATCAGCAGACAGGTCCGAGTCCCACCAGCTGTACTCTGGTGACAGCACGCAGGTCGGCCTGTGATCGATCAGGTAGCGGTTCAGGTAGCTCTCCTCGAGGCCCCTGGCCGTTAGCCCGTTAGCCTGGTCCTGCAGAATGAGCAAAGAACAGGCACGAGCCAGTTTGTACATTTCAGAAACCAGCCCTCCATACAGCTCAGAGGTGTAGTAGTAgtctccttcatcctcctctaCGCAAGCTGATGAGACTTCTTCGACTTCGTAAGGAAATGCATTTCGTGGCATCCCATAGAGCTCTGGGTGCAACGTGGCCACGAGATCTCCAAAGATTTCTTCACCCACAGGGGCCACAAACTCCTGGTCAACGTCAGCACAGAAGATATATTCAACCTCACTGCCAATTGGGTTTCTGATGGCATCAGCGAGCAGAGTCATGCGGCGCTGCGCCAACCTTCCCCACCCAGGCAGCTCCGCAATAGGAACAACCTTCAGCTCTCGTTCAGGCCCCAGCTCAATGGAAGGATCCAATGAACGGGGATTATCTGTGAGAATGTAGTATGTGACCATCTGACCAGGGAGAAAGTAGGTTTCTGCTGAGGAGAGGAAACGCCGGATGTACTGCGCATAAGTTCCCACCACTAGGGCTAGTAGACCTGTACGAATTCCCTGTTGTGCATATTTGGTCCTACGCCAAGCTGAGCTGCGGGTGTCACCCCACACTAAAGGAGCACCCCAAGGTGTCTCTACAGGAGTTTGTGCTGGTGCTGCCTTGACAGCGGCCATGTCTGTCATTCCTCTTCCCCCAGCCATTTCCACGGCATGAAAGTAAGGATGAGGTGACTTCACACTGACACCGACTTTACGTCCATGGAGGAAGTCTGAGGAGtcaaaatacacaatttactatttcaacacaaaaaaacattttgtccgTAGAAGAAATAGCAGTGGCAGTTTTTTACAAAGTATACTGTTGTCATTGAAATGATTTTCACCATACATGCTGCATATTTGCAATAATCTGTCGGTGAAAGGAAGGAACCTTtctgaaagagacaaaaagctATTTTCGCTTAGTTTAACTGAGGTGACTGTAAAACTGGACAactattttacatttactgtgCTAGAAGCaaaatatttatgtgtatttgtagtGTTCTGGCACAACATGTTAGAGCAGCACAAATTCTTCTGTACACTTACATATGATAAGAGACAGTAGAAAGCCGTACAGGACCAGCTGTAGTCTGGTCACTCTGACTGCTCCTATTTggaggacaaacacacaaatgcacatggataaacacatgcacatatacagatgagataactgaaataaaagagaCTTTGATATCTCGATTGTAGGCTCATGTTAAATTTTCCTTGATGCAATTCAAAATTTACACAAAAGTGGCTGCATATAAAAGCAAATGTAATGAAATCAGTGATAGCTGCTATGCTCTTCAATTAAATGCATGCTACTTataaatgttcctttaaaaCCCTATCAGGTAGAAAGACCTGAACTCACTGGAATGAAAAGAATGTGCTGTTGAAGTAATATCTCCCTTAGAAAATGTAGCAACCTGTGATTGCaccaataatgtaatataatcgCCAAAGCATGTGCAATACTGCAATATATATGCTTTACACTATAGCCTACACAATACACTGCATGTGTATAGGCTATATAACATTACTTGATAGTTATTCAAGCCAAAAGGTGTGTATGATGGATTAAAATGTATCAGGTAGTAGTGTAAGACATGGATATGTGTGggacagtgtttttatttatatacttaaATAAAATTCTAATTCGTAGAATTCTGTCTAACTATTGATGTACAACAAGATAATAAGAGTGTACAGAGTGAAGGACAGGGCAAAGTCCTGTTCTGATTTTGAGGAAGTTAAGTAAAACGTCAAGTGATACCTCAACTGAACAAGCTGGGATATACAACGTAATAAAACATTGCCATCTACAGCTGCATGAGTAAAGATAAATAGCAGAAGGCAGACAGGACTGATGGCTGTTAGAGATTTAAGAAGATAGATTGGAATAGAGCCAAAAGTTTCACATGACTTCATGAGATAGAACTTGAGTGGAAGCACAATTGAGTGAAAGTAGATGTTTATTCTCCACATACGTTCTCCTGATGTGCATCACCAGCCAAGAGATTTAAGACGAATGCACAAGACTTCTTGAAATAATCAAGTGCTCGAATTGCCTTCCTGGACATATTTTCAGGATCAAATTGCTCATAGAAAATCTCTGAGAAAAGCTTTGAAAATCGTTGGTATTTCATTTGCTTGCTGGCTCAAACCTGAGTCTCCTCGTCTTAAAGGCAAGTGCTTTAACTGAGCATGAACAAATACAGCAGTCACAAATCAATGACAAGTGAGGGAAAACAATGACACAAGTAGAAGAGGTGGAGCAGTTGTTGAGGTTGTACTGACCTGCGGGCGTCTTGCAGAATGGGAACAGCGCCATACTGTGACCTGCtgctgaacaaacacacaaacctttgTCTGAGGCCACtatttttgccaaaaaaatctctgcctgcttctctctgtctctctctctaatgctctcactctgtctcttcctgGAAATGTGCTGTTTAACTCACAGTTTTCCGCccatgattattttttttatgccttgcctcctctctttccctctcttctcttctcctggctttttaaatattttccacTCCCTTTTCTTCACGTATTTGCCCCCCCTCCATTCCTCCTTAAGCTTTTGCAGTATTCAGTTTTGAAGCAAAACCAAAGCACCAGATGTGTTGGGAATCTGGGCAAATGGGAGGAGTTGAACAGGAAGAGTAGACACaaacaaggaaagaaaaaagtataTATTGAAAGGTAAAGTTATATACACAGTGCAGAAAGAAGTAGAttctgtatgaaaaaaaaaacttcagtcAGCTCAACAACTCCCAATCCCAATAAAAGCTCTGTAGACCTTTATGGCTAAACATTCATTCTCTTCACATTGAGATTGTCAGTTTACACATCTCATGATGCTGTGTAGAGGAGAATAAGAGAATAATTAGGACGTAGAAAGACATAAAACTGTATTATGAACCATACTGTGTtgtaatgttgtattttttctgtcCACAAGGTGGTGGCactcaatataaaatataatgaaaaaagcATGTCAACAGTAAACATAGATGGataacacacttttttttttgtaatctcCCTTATCAAGCTATTATACTGTGTAATGTTATTTTCAAAGAGGATATTGAAAGACCATGTCAGAGAGATATATTGTCAAAGATATGActtttatatgaataaaaagcCCTCAAAAGGATCTTTATCATCTAGTTCCTGAATTCTACATGATGAAATTTCACATGCGTTTGAgtgaaacaattattttctgCACTAATTCAGAAAGACTGAGGGCTAAAACATGAATGGACACTTGCAATGGTGTTTACTGTCATGCATACTTAAGTCTACACTAAAGCCACGCTAACagttctgtgaggctgtatttaggcACAGCGGCCGTTTGAATGAAaggctaacgtcagcatgctatcatgctcacaatgacaatgctaacatgctgatgttttgcagGTAAGTTTTTTCCCTGGTCACTGGTCACAtttttagtttagcatgttagcatgctaacacttgcTAATTAGTACTAAACACAAGGTAGCCTACagatgaggctgatgggaatgtcattagctctgcaggtatttggtcataaacttaaatattggacaaattagAATTTTGCACTTTAATTACTCAATTTTCATAATATAGTCATTTTACatattgaacaaaataaaaatttaatttcttattAATTGTATACTGCTAATCAAAAAGACTCAAGATGTCACTTTGCAGTTTATTACGATAAATCTCTTATTTTTGTACATCCATACAGAATTTGCAACATAATATTGGTTTGTGTAAACAACTTTGGACTGAAGCatcagtcaaaaacaaaaaacataaagaaaaacagcactACACTAAAGAATGGATAAATTACAGGGTGCACATGAAGCGTTTTCTTTCATCATCTTTTTCCTGTCACCTTGTTGGCAGAGAAGCGGGGCAGGCAGTTCCATGCTGGAGGATAGAGACTCTGCATAGAGGCTTCATAACTATTCATGTCATAAAAACTTACACTAGCATCTGTAAATTGATCGACACCATGTGGAGATGAGTATGGACATTTATTACAGCATATATTAAGGCGTTCAGGATGAATGTGCTTGAAGGTTTGCAGTGCAGAGCCCCTATTCTACACAGTTTCTGGTTGGCTGTGATAGGTCCATTAATACCAAATAAATAATACCCGAGAAGTGGTTCAGTTGCAAATATGAGGATTCAAGGAACTTTTTATAGTTGGCATATTACAGATGatgaacaaacaacatattAGCCATTTGCACATTCACTGAAATACACAGAAGCTTGACAGCAAAGAATTTGGCAGTGTTCATTGGTAGTTATAACTACACTGACTTTGCAGTAATCGAGTGAACTATGccacaagaaaataaactgtttaaGGGTTTGATACTCTATATATTATTTCCATAAACTATGAGGATCCatagaaaaatatttcatttaatgcAGCATTGTACTTatacaaaattaaacaaattgcacaagaagaagaatcatcagttagtgttttttttttctcactttaaaTGTATAGCTACACAGTTCTGTCATACAATTCTACTGGAGTGGAGTTTGGTTAAGGTTTTTCTTCTAATAGTATCATCTCATCTGCAtacttttatattatataatctttcatattttatatatttctcttaGAGGAGTTCAGAAAACAATTCTGCAACTCACTTGAGCTTTGTTGACACCCTGAGAATAAATCATCTGTCAACACAGTTCAAATTTTTCAAATATGTGGGCGATCTAAATCTTTGTTCCATTTTGAATGACTCTAATTGACTCTAATTAAATGATTCAtgtctgttattttaaaatcaatttgtcCCCCAATGTGAATAAAGTGAGTAGGTGTCCTGTTATAGTgtaaaacacactgaacaaaCTACAATATGTAGGACATatgaaaaatggcaaaatatgatcagaaacaggatttttgagtcagaaagtgaatattttttgatGTAAAGTGTTTTCAAAACCATATTACAATCATTGTCTTTGTATAATATATAGATAATATATAGATACTATTACAAAACTTATATTCTAAATGTGGCATGCTTGAGCAGGcagtgaagagaagagagacaagGCCCACCCCTCCTTTCTTGTGGTTTAAATGCTTTCACTTTACTACATGGAGAAACGGTGTTTAGCAGAGAATCCATGTTTTGAATCACGTGTGGACTCATGGAACAAAGTATCTGAAATTTTGCACAACTGAACGAATTaatgaaagaagaaattatCAGTGGTGTTTGGCAAATGAAGGTCAGGAGATAAGATATGCAGCATTTTGGGGAACAAAACAGTTACACAAACTTgcatttcttcttcctttctcatctccctctgctttctctcttctcGTTGCCTTGTTCCTCTGCTCCCCAACCAACACGTAACCATGCTTCCCCTCTTCCGtgtttcccctcctctcctctcctctcctctcctctcctctcctgtcctctcctcttctctcctctcctctctcctccacaccTTCACTTCTGATCATCATCTAACATCTCGAACAGGGCCTGCAGCAGTCGGTCATCTCTGTGCCTGTACGGTTTGGTGCTGTAGAAGCCATCACTGTAGTCACTGTAGACACTGTCCTCCGGGCCGCGGTACTTGTTGATCATGTCCAGAGCCTGGTACAGCTTCTGTGGAGGGAGTCTTGTAGCAGGAGGGGAGAGGCTCCTGCCCGGCTGCTGCTTCCTCCAGGCAGAGAAGGGCCTGGTTACGGACTGCggctgctgcagtgctgtggTCTGCCTGTTAAAGGCCGTCTGCAGGAGACGCAGCAGGGCCAAGGTGGGAGAGTACGGTGAATTTGCGGGAATTTGAGGATCCTTCTCTGGGTTGGAAGGAGGGGAGGCTTGTGCAGTCTCAGTCTTTGGAGGTGGATGGGCCTGAGTGGGCTCCTGTAtcaccagacagacagagaggagacatGAGACAAAAATGATCCCAGAGTGCGCATCTAAAGACAGACGACATAACTGTGTACCATATTATTTGGTTCCAAGAGAAATGATATGTCATTTAGCGTTATAGTTTcatgatacagtatgtgtttgtacTCCAGCACAGTGCATGTGAAGTTAaactttctctttgtctttttgcacAGTGCTAAAATTGTGGATATAAAAAGGGATATAATTTCTAAACTGCTTACCCAGTGTGGATGTAAACTAACTTTTTAGAATTTTACTTGCACTTTTAACACTTGAACCTCATTGTTTCACTTCAAATCCAATGTGCTGGAGAACAGGACCAAGGGAAAAGAcaatatttcacacacaaatatattacACTGTGTATGTAATATATTTCCAAAAACCTTTATATGTACAACAATGTCTCTGTGACATAATTTGCATTTGTAGGAGGGACATCAGGTTGTCATTACCACTATCCTGATCACATGTTACAGACCAGACCTAAACAAGGTTCATGCAAAGTTTGGTCAAAACTCTTGTTTTCAGCAGCTGGTATGTGGAATTTATTTACCACTGAGTATCGGAGGATGCTGTACTTTTACACAGATCTGCAGTCACTGAGCTGAGATACACTGATTATGTTGGCCAGCATTAGTACTACGTGTCTGGTTGGAAATTTCTTGTACTGATGAATGAATTGTTTGTATTCAATGATGTTGACATTATTGATGGTGTTTTCAAAGTGTAATATTTTAATTCACCACAACTGACTGTTATCTATTGCTTCATTTGTGATTGTAGTGTGTTTTTAGTTACCTAGGATctctaaataaatataatagttATGGTAGCCTCCACACAGGGACTCCACATGGAAATAGGCTTTTAGCTTTATcttgtacagtaaatgtattaTGCATCAtctctgttaaataaacaataaaatatccTGAAATGTTCACCTTAccaattaaatacatttctgtattaatCATGTCTACAGCATTTTATTTGAGATTTTGCTCATATATGCCATTGGGAGTTACGTAAATCACTATTATGGCATTGTCACACTTCACATTATCAAGTATTTGATAACACTGTTACATTTGAGTCACGCCTGAGTTAACTTTACTTTGTGTAATCAAGTGTAATTTCAGCATCACTAGATTCAGCCTCCAATGTTATGTGTTTAAGTCTAAAATACACCCACATGTTAACATCACACGACATATATTTCCCCTAACATCCAAACCAGGTGTCTATGTGGGCATTTATCTCTAGTTTTAACCACAGTTGCACTTATACTCACCTCCATCATGTCATCCATATGTTCCACACCACGGCGATCATTCTGCACGGCGTTGTAGGGTATGTACACTCGAGGTTTCTTCATGTGATCTGGCTTCTCTGATGTTCCATGAAGAATCAACTTCCAGTTCAAAATCCGACCCTCATTCTCCATACGCCCCGACTGTGGAATAATGGGAATAATGATGCTTTAATTTCAGAAGGGACTGACAGGAGCTCAAACAAGCCAACATATTGCATAATAACACAATGCATataagccttttttttgttttcataaaagTTTTCGTaactgcttttttgtgtttaacagGGGCAATTCTTTCTATAATTGTATTAACAGCAAATAGTCAAGCAAGCAAGAGCAAACAGGGTATTTTGTCACCAAATATGTGTGTAACTCACAGTGTCAGTGATCTTCAGGGTCCATGTACCAGCAGGGTCTTCTCCCCACGTATGCACAGACATGAAGTCCCAGTTTCTAAAGCCATTAGAGGATGTGTCCCTCTCTCGCTCAGCTAGCAGCACTGTACTGGTGCCTGAGGAAAATGGAAAAGGGAAAGATCATTTGAGAGCTTTGTTATTTCACTCtcacatgtgtgtttgcatgtgtgtgcgcatgtttCTAACCTGCTGGGGAGGTGAGTGTGATGTGTAGGTCCCCTCTCCTGGTGTACTCAATGCTGGCCTCCACCTGCACATGCTCCAATGAGCGGACTGCGTTCTCTTGCCCCGCACAGGCTTTGGTTGGAATCTCTATAGTGATCTCCCCTGCTGCCTTCAGTTCCCTATGGGATGCATTAAAATAGCAGCgaatgagacacacaaacagctccCCATAACAACAGAAGTCTATCATTTGTGCCATGTAGTTCCCTGACAAGCTCTCATTACTGTACAAGAGTCTGGgtaacaacacacatacacacattacatattattgtataataaTGGTGAAATATCCAACAGTTTAAccttcatgcaaaaaaaaaactggaacactgttaaaaaaaaaatgaatgcacaGTGAGCCCAAAACAATTTCTGAATGGGGTCAATGAAGTCGTTGGGACATATTCAGCACATCACAAGCATACATAAGATGTACAGGCATATTTGAATGCCTTTGGTCATTCATTtgcaaaaaacaattaatcccTAACTCTCCCAGACATGAATGAAAGGATTTCCGTGTTCAAGCTGGCATAAAGCTGGAGGGAGTTGTAGACCACTAAGCATTGACGGAAATGTAGAGCCAAATCCTCTGGATTAAACAGGGATGTAGTAAGGTAATGGGGAAACTGGGTGACGGTGCTATTGAGTCTCATAATTCAAAGCAAATTGCAAAATGGACACTTAAAGGAGCACAGAGTTGTCAACTACAGCTGGCCAAAGCTGCTGCTTATTGGTGGAACAATGCAAAAATCAAAAGGTTGTTTCGAGGACAGAGTGTTGCAGTTAGCTTTTGCCCTTGATTTCCTCAGGTCATTAATCCAAAAAGCATTGCAAACAGAGCATTTAGTGAGACAACAGAAGGGGAAATGCTTCCTCTGAGTTTCTGTCTGTGCTTGACAGCTTTGCATTTGGACGTTTAATCCCATTTAGCAATTAGCATTTATCAACAAGTACTCATGGCTGATGATTGACCTCAAAATTAAATGATCACAGCtgtcatcatttaaaaaaaaaaaaaccctttctcATTCATTATCATGGCACAGAAAACCCTCCCAGGCTTAAgagttattgttattgttatgactCCATTTGAAAAGCAACAGATGCATCTTTAATAACACAGAtggttttgtctgtttgctttgttgGACCCAAAATGTAAGGACAAATAAAACTCActttccctcttcctctctcttgcATTAGATACTGTATCATTCTAACAAAATCAGGTAAAAGAGAGCAGCTGTCAGACATTCACATACCTGGGCTGGAACGAGTCATCCCTGACGATACATTGCTTCTTTTCTGGTACATGTTTCCAGGTGGCTGGGTCAGCGAGGTCCACCAGGGCTTTGGCATTGAGAAGGCCAAAACCGAAGCGGCTGTTGACCATCAGCCCTGCTCCGTTCCTCTTCCAGCCTGGGTTATTGGCCAGAGGATCAAACTCTGAGGTCCAGACCACAATGTGCTGCAGGTCTCTCCAGGTAAGATCTGGACTGAGGGAGGGAAGATGGACAGGGAGGCCAGTGAGTATGATATTGATATACATTTTGACCCTAAcattagaaaaaataataatatacaggTTATTTGAGCCTTTCATCTGCAGTATTACATACTTTTGTTCCAGTGCCAGAGCAAATATTCCAGCAGCCAGTGGGGCAGAGGCTGATGTTCCAGTGTGAGTCTGAGTGCACTCATTGTGCAGATCAGCACTCGTCTGAAAGCAAACAGGCAAGAACAAGAAATTCACAGATTAAGATAACCTTGAATAACATGATGTCCTTTGAAAAACACTCCCATAGCATTACTTGACATGACGTAATGTAACATAATGTAGCGcaacataaaatacagtataacataacataacataacaaaacaaaacaaaacaaaacaaaacaagcgtAGTTATTTACAATTCTCTGGTCAGTGTAGTCTCCACTGCTGTACGCTGTAGCCAGAGTGGAGGAGCACTTCTCAGCATACCACGGGGACAGGCCCTGCTGGGAGGCGCTGCTGATTGAGATGGTGTAGATGCTGTCTGTGTAGCCGTCACAGTCACAGTTATCGCCTTGGCGACCACCATTACCTGATGCCCAAACAAAGATAGAGCCTTTCCCACCACGACCCTGCAGAAGACATGATGGAGAGAGCTGAAGCAAGAAATGCTACATGTGTTATTGTATCGAATTTTGACTTATTGCTGtcactaaaaacatattttatgcCATGTATACAATACTGATGCTGATGATCTCATAATACTATATAGAAATCTAAAAGATTTGATGGTATTTGGTGTAATAAAGCACaaagtttcagtgtttttaatgttttgactgAAATTTGTGTGACATAAACCAATGCAAAACCTTTGCTAACAACTACAACCACTGGTACTTGATCATTAGAAGAGTTATTCCTGGCAACTAATGACATCGTCCTTATTGATTCTGTTCTATCTGATTCATCAGTGCTGCAGATAATAGCTCCCTTTAGGAACTTCAGTCTGAGATCGGGCCTGTCTCATTATTTACCTTCTGGATACCA includes these proteins:
- the LOC137181888 gene encoding globoside alpha-1,3-N-acetylgalactosaminyltransferase 1-like, which encodes MALFPFCKTPAGAVRVTRLQLVLYGFLLSLIIYFLHGRKVGVSVKSPHPYFHAVEMAGGRGMTDMAAVKAAPAQTPVETPWGAPLVWGDTRSSAWRRTKYAQQGIRTGLLALVVGTYAQYIRRFLSSAETYFLPGQMVTYYILTDNPRSLDPSIELGPERELKVVPIAELPGWGRLAQRRMTLLADAIRNPIGSEVEYIFCADVDQEFVAPVGEEIFGDLVATLHPELYGMPRNAFPYEVEEVSSACVEEDEGDYYYTSELYGGLVSEMYKLARACSLLILQDQANGLTARGLEESYLNRYLIDHRPTCVLSPEYSWWDSDLSADVPVQRLVSLGRQCEAFDKEKREQYRC
- the pcsk1 gene encoding neuroendocrine convertase 1; protein product: MEVRCRPAVMCCVFAILCSAVPPSVGYRDRQYLNEWAVEIPGGLAAAEAIAKELDYDFVRQIGALEDHFLFKHRKHPSRMKRSAEHITKQLSEDDRVLWAEQQYEKRRNKRASLGECRDCPVDKLFDDPMWNQQWYLQDTRTSSSLPKLDLHVIPVWQKGITGKGVVITVLDDGLEWNHTDIYSNYDAAASFDFNDNDPDPFPRYDSTNENKHGTRCAGEIAMQADNNKCGVGVAYNSKVGGIRMLDGIVTDAIEASSIGFNPDHVDIYSASWGPNDDGKTVEGPGRLAQKAFEYGIQKGRGGKGSIFVWASGNGGRQGDNCDCDGYTDSIYTISISSASQQGLSPWYAEKCSSTLATAYSSGDYTDQRITSADLHNECTQTHTGTSASAPLAAGIFALALEQNPDLTWRDLQHIVVWTSEFDPLANNPGWKRNGAGLMVNSRFGFGLLNAKALVDLADPATWKHVPEKKQCIVRDDSFQPRELKAAGEITIEIPTKACAGQENAVRSLEHVQVEASIEYTRRGDLHITLTSPAGTSTVLLAERERDTSSNGFRNWDFMSVHTWGEDPAGTWTLKITDTSGRMENEGRILNWKLILHGTSEKPDHMKKPRVYIPYNAVQNDRRGVEHMDDMMEEPTQAHPPPKTETAQASPPSNPEKDPQIPANSPYSPTLALLRLLQTAFNRQTTALQQPQSVTRPFSAWRKQQPGRSLSPPATRLPPQKLYQALDMINKYRGPEDSVYSDYSDGFYSTKPYRHRDDRLLQALFEMLDDDQK